The following are from one region of the candidate division KSB1 bacterium genome:
- a CDS encoding serine hydrolase, with translation MKRLRTIPLCLCLLIASPSQSQDFSTVSVLCDSLFQIGLKERMIPGGAISVVRSNNILFAKGYGYADWSNNRPVSVEKTLFQIGSIGKILTAMSILRLVEQGKLDLSSDIRIYLDDFPLDESFQSPVTVKHLLTHTAGFEDRVIGYAAKTKQGDTTIRATFNRKDARTISGSR, from the coding sequence ATGAAAAGATTGAGAACCATACCCTTATGTCTATGTCTTTTGATTGCTTCCCCATCGCAATCTCAGGATTTTTCTACAGTAAGTGTACTATGTGACTCGCTGTTCCAAATCGGTTTGAAAGAAAGGATGATTCCTGGCGGTGCTATTTCTGTAGTCAGAAGTAACAATATTCTGTTCGCGAAAGGTTATGGGTATGCTGACTGGAGTAACAATCGACCGGTAAGCGTCGAGAAAACGCTATTTCAAATAGGTTCAATCGGAAAGATATTGACAGCGATGTCGATCCTGCGTTTAGTGGAGCAAGGGAAATTGGATTTAAGTAGTGACATTAGAATATATTTGGACGATTTTCCCCTCGACGAAAGTTTTCAAAGCCCTGTCACTGTCAAACACCTGTTAACCCACACAGCGGGATTTGAAGATAGAGTGATTGGCTATGCGGCAAAAACAAAACAGGGGGATACAACCATTAGAGCAACATTTAATAGAAAGGATGCCCGGACGATTTCAGGAAGCCGGTAA